A section of the Phaseolus vulgaris cultivar G19833 chromosome 8, P. vulgaris v2.0, whole genome shotgun sequence genome encodes:
- the LOC137825562 gene encoding vesicle-associated membrane protein 711 — translation MGILYALVGRGSVVLAEFSSTTTNASAIARQILEKIPGNNDTHVSYSQDRYIFHVKRTDGLTVLCMADDTAGRRLPFAFLEDIHQKFVRTYGRAVHSAQPYGMNDEFSRVLNQQMEYYSSDPNADRINRLKGEMSQVRNVMIENIDKVLDRGDRLELLVDKTANMQGNTFRFRKQARRFRSTVWWRNVKLTVALIVILLVIVYVVLAFVCHGPALPSCF, via the exons ATGGGGATTCTGTACGCGCTGGTAGGTCGCGGATCGGTGGTGCTGGCGGAGTTCAGCAGCACCACCACCAACGCCAGCGCAATCGCGCGGCAGATTCTCGAGAAGATCCCAGGGAACAACGACACACACGTTTCCTACTCTCAGGATCGCTACATCTTCCACGTTAAACGCACCGATGGACTCACCGTTCTCTGCATGGCCGACGACACTGCCGGCA GGAGACTTCCTTTCGCGTTTCTCGAGGATATTCATCAGAAGTTCGTGCGGACTTACGGACGAGCCGTTCACTCCGCGCAGCCTTACGGAATGAACGACGAGTTCTCTAGGGTTTTGAATCAGCAGATGGAGTACTACTCCAGTGATCCTAACGCCGACAGGATCAATCGGCTCAAAGGTGAAATGTCTCAG GTACGAAATGTCATGATAGAAAATATTGACAAAGTTTTAGATAGAGGTGATCGGTTGGAGTTACTAGTGGATAAAACTGCTAATATGCAAGGAAATACATTTCGCTTCAGGAAGCAAGCTCGCCGTTTCAGAAGCACTGTCTGGTGGAGAAATGTCAAGCTTAC GGTTGCACTTATTGTCATCCTACTTGTGATAGTTTATGTTGTGCTGGCTTTTGTTTGCCATGGGCCTGCTCTACCATCTTGCTTTTAG